A region of the Candidatus Anoxymicrobium japonicum genome:
CGCGGAGGCGATGGCGCACGGCGCGCGGGCTCTCTTTGACAGTGACCTGGCGATAGCGACTACAGGTATCGCCGGACCCGGCTCGCTCCGGGAGAACAAACCTGTGGGTACCGTCGTTATCGCTCTTGCTCACGAAAAAGGCGTTTTGTCACAAACGTATCTGCTCCCAGGCGATCGCATGAGGATTCGGAATGTCGCCACCCTTGCCGCTCTCAACATGGTGAGGCTACATCTCGCCTGACCCCGCCGAGTCTACCGCGCAGCGGTAGACGGAGAGGTAGACGGTGCTTGACCCCTGAATCATAATAGGAGGAACATGAATTACAAAGATACACTGAACCTTCCAAAAAACAGTTTTCCGATGAAGGGAAACCTAGCGAAACGCGAGCCGGAGATACAGGCTCACTGGGACGCGATCAAGTTGTACGAAAGCATCCTCGCGGAAAGTGAAGGCCGTGAGCTGTTCGTGCTGCACGATGGTCCACCGTACGCCAACGGTGACATACACGTTGGCACGGCTTACAACAAGATGCTGAAAGACATCATCGTCAAGTACAAGACCATGCGTGGTTTCAGGTGCCCGTACGTGCCCGGTTGGGATTGCCACGGGCAGCCGATCGAGCACCAGGTGACAAAACAACTTGGATCCGGCGTGGACATCAGCAAGGTTGAGTTGCGAAAGAAGTGCCGCGATTACGCGATGGATTTTGTTTTCAGGCAGGCCGACCAGTTCAAGAGACTGGGAGTGCTCGGGAACTTCGAGAACCCTTACCTTACGCTCGAGCCGGAGTACGAGGCCACAAACATCGAAGTGTTTGCCGAGCTCTATCTGAAAGGATTGATATTCAGGGGCCGAAAACCGATTCACTGGTGTCCGACGTGCGTTACAGCGCTGGCCGAGGCGGAAATCGAGTACGAGGACGAGGAATCGCATTCGATATTCGTGCGGCTCGCCCTTTCAGACGAGTTCGCGCCTCTGTCCGGGCATGGGTTGCCCGTGTCTCTTCTTATATGGACGACTACTCCGTGGACGTTGCCGGCCAACGTCGCGGTTGCGCTTTCTCCCCACTTTCCTTATGTCGGGGTCAACACCGGGACGGAGATACTTGTAATGGCCGAGCAGTTGGTGGATCGTGTCGCCTCAGAGCTGGCGATTGAAAACTACACGGTTTCCGAGACGTTTTCCGCGTCTGAGATCGAGGGGCTGAAATGCCGTCATCCGATGGCTGACCGAGATTCTGCTATCGTGCTTGCCGCCTACGTTACGCTGGAGCAAGGAAGCGGATGTGTTCACATCGCTCCCGGGCACGGCCAGGAAGATTATCTGACCGGACTCGAATACAACCTGCCGAGCCCTATGCCGGTTGATGACACAGGGCGCTTTACGGCGGAGGCCGGCCAGTTTGCCGGAATGAGCGTGACAGACGCCAACCCCGAGATAATCAAAGACCTTTTCAGGCGAGGGCTCTTGCTCTCGTCGAGCAAGATTACGCATCAGTACCCGCACTGCTGGCGGTGCAAACAACCTGTAATATTTCGCGCCACGCCACAGTGGTTCGTGTCACTGGATGAAGAAGTTGACGGAAGGAGTTTGCGGCAGGCCTCGATGGATGCTCTGCAAGAAGTGAAATGGATACCCGACTGGACGATCAACCGTATTGGCTCGATGGTGGAGAACAGGCCGGACTGGTGCATCTCTCGCCAGAGGTCGTGGGGCGTTCCGATTCCGGTCGTGTACTGCAAGAAATGCGGCAAGGAGTTGCTCAACGCTGAGACGTTTGAAGCGATACGCAATCTGGTGGCTTCGATGGGCGCCGACGCGTGGTTCACAAAGGCGCCCTCCGAGTTTCTGCCGGCGGATCTTGCCTGCCCGGCTTGCGCTGGCGTCGATTTTGAAAAGGAAAGCGACATTCTCGATGTCTGGTTTGAATCCGGGGTCAGCAGCTTCGCGGTATTGCGCGCGCGCGACAACCTTCGATGGCCAGCGGATCTGTACGTAGAGGGAAGCGATCAGCACCGTGGATGGTTTCAGTCGAGCCTGCTGCTCTCTGTCAGCTGCAACGGCAAGTCTCCTTACGGCGCTGTAATGACGCATGGCTTTACAGTGGACAAAGACGGACGCAAGATGTCCAAGTCCATTGGAAATACCATCGACCCGCGTGAGGTGTGCAACCGCTCGGGCGCGGACATACTCCGCCTGTGGACCGCATCCACCGACTACTCGACCGACATTCCTGTTTCAGATGAGATACTTGCCAGAATTACCGAATCGTACAGGCGCATTCGGAACACGTTGCGTTTTCTGCTCGGGAACTGTTGCGACTTCGACCCCGCGGTCGATTCGGTGGACATCAAGGAGATGGAGGAGATAGATCGCTGGATGCTCAGCCGGTTCCAGGGGCTCATAGCGCGCGTTACCACGGCTATGGACAAATGGTTGTTGCACCAGGCGATACACGCTCTTCAGCTTTTCTGTACCGTTGACTTGAGCTCGTTATACCTGGATATATTGAAGGATCGGCTTTACACATATCCCAGGGAATCGAAGGGCCGTAGATCGGCGCAGACGGCAATGCATGAAATATGCGGCAAGCTCCTCGCGATGGTAGCGCCAGTGCTCGCCCATACCGCCGAGGAGGCTATGCTCTCGATGCCAGAGAACACCTGGCCGGCGCGGAGCATTCATCTCGCCGCATGGCCCGAGCGCGACGACTCTTTCGTTGATGAAGCGCTCGAGCGCAAGTGGGACGGGTTGCTGACGGTCAGGGAACACGTTTATCGCAAGATAGAGGAAGCCCGACAGGCGGGAATGATAGGGACCGGTCTCGAGGCCGGAGTGCTCATCTATGCCGGCGGAGAGCAACTGGAACTACTGATAG
Encoded here:
- a CDS encoding isoleucine--tRNA ligase — protein: MNYKDTLNLPKNSFPMKGNLAKREPEIQAHWDAIKLYESILAESEGRELFVLHDGPPYANGDIHVGTAYNKMLKDIIVKYKTMRGFRCPYVPGWDCHGQPIEHQVTKQLGSGVDISKVELRKKCRDYAMDFVFRQADQFKRLGVLGNFENPYLTLEPEYEATNIEVFAELYLKGLIFRGRKPIHWCPTCVTALAEAEIEYEDEESHSIFVRLALSDEFAPLSGHGLPVSLLIWTTTPWTLPANVAVALSPHFPYVGVNTGTEILVMAEQLVDRVASELAIENYTVSETFSASEIEGLKCRHPMADRDSAIVLAAYVTLEQGSGCVHIAPGHGQEDYLTGLEYNLPSPMPVDDTGRFTAEAGQFAGMSVTDANPEIIKDLFRRGLLLSSSKITHQYPHCWRCKQPVIFRATPQWFVSLDEEVDGRSLRQASMDALQEVKWIPDWTINRIGSMVENRPDWCISRQRSWGVPIPVVYCKKCGKELLNAETFEAIRNLVASMGADAWFTKAPSEFLPADLACPACAGVDFEKESDILDVWFESGVSSFAVLRARDNLRWPADLYVEGSDQHRGWFQSSLLLSVSCNGKSPYGAVMTHGFTVDKDGRKMSKSIGNTIDPREVCNRSGADILRLWTASTDYSTDIPVSDEILARITESYRRIRNTLRFLLGNCCDFDPAVDSVDIKEMEEIDRWMLSRFQGLIARVTTAMDKWLLHQAIHALQLFCTVDLSSLYLDILKDRLYTYPRESKGRRSAQTAMHEICGKLLAMVAPVLAHTAEEAMLSMPENTWPARSIHLAAWPERDDSFVDEALERKWDGLLTVREHVYRKIEEARQAGMIGTGLEAGVLIYAGGEQLELLIGVERQLPELLIVSAVNVCDIASLERGQDAHGEIEIVVMRAPGKKCQRCWNYSPTVGAFNSEPDICERCVLALERQ